One genomic window of Nocardioides daphniae includes the following:
- a CDS encoding penicillin-binding protein, with amino-acid sequence MSTPDHSPSRKRRIAQHLGIMAAVSTALGVLAAGMVMPFAFVASSMATDVSEQMEDLPAELDFKPLAQKTNVYSAKGDLIASFYDENRVTVTLNQISKPMVQAILAIEDYRFYEHGALDLKGTLRALISNQAADNVVQGGSSITQQMVKLTLVDQAKDDPEARAAATDDTYERKLRELRYAIAFEQKYSKDWILERYLNIAYFGDGAYGVQAAAKRYFNKNAKKLTVKEAALLAGMVKNPVGYDPVNYPDRAKARRNVVLARMAQLNVIPAEQAERLQEKGLGLDRQPAANGCVNSPAAFFCDYVYRYLLEDKALGKTKEERRDLLRSGGLTIKTTVDLNFQKAADESVRRRVFPTDQAIGGLAMVEPRTGDVKALAQSRPMGTKKKIGQTMLNYVVPKRLGDSNGFQAGSTFKVFVLAAALNQGKISMTQSINSPPKMMFNESEFEDCDGEPYGYAPFETNNSTRSGPMNMYTGTRLSVNTYFLQLTRSTGLCEPYELAKEMGIELTNPEGKEPGGGLPERVPTFGLGIADTSPLEVAEAYATFGGRGLHCAARPVTSIEDAAGNVLKNYPKDCTQVLAGSVADAVNDVLRGVQEPGGFGYGRGLALPQQSAGKTGTTSDNKAVWFAGYTPNLAAASMIAGANSYGTPITLNGQSVGGAYVSSASGSGTAGPMWGDAMKVVAQYLPDEEFQRPSGSQILGALTPVPSVSGMTIDKATKVLEDAGFEVSVGGTVNSNVSEGLVAWSSPGSGSSLSSGDTVYIYPSSGYVPKSKPKPKKKPRGEGRGRGRGGPNRR; translated from the coding sequence ATGTCCACGCCTGACCACTCGCCGAGTCGCAAGCGCCGCATCGCCCAGCACCTGGGGATCATGGCCGCCGTCTCCACCGCCCTCGGAGTCCTGGCTGCCGGCATGGTCATGCCGTTCGCCTTCGTCGCCAGCTCGATGGCCACCGACGTCTCCGAGCAGATGGAGGACCTCCCGGCCGAGCTCGACTTCAAGCCGCTCGCCCAGAAGACCAACGTCTACTCGGCGAAGGGTGACCTGATCGCCTCGTTCTACGACGAGAACAGGGTCACGGTCACCCTCAACCAGATCTCCAAGCCGATGGTGCAGGCCATCCTGGCGATCGAGGACTACCGCTTCTACGAGCACGGCGCGCTCGACCTCAAGGGCACCCTGCGCGCCCTCATCAGCAACCAGGCCGCCGACAACGTGGTCCAGGGTGGCTCCTCGATCACCCAGCAGATGGTGAAGCTGACCCTGGTCGACCAGGCGAAGGACGACCCGGAGGCCCGCGCCGCGGCCACCGACGACACGTACGAGCGCAAGCTGCGCGAGCTGCGCTACGCGATCGCGTTCGAGCAGAAGTACTCCAAGGACTGGATCCTGGAGCGCTACCTCAACATCGCCTACTTCGGCGACGGTGCCTACGGCGTCCAGGCCGCAGCCAAGCGCTACTTCAACAAGAACGCCAAGAAGCTGACGGTCAAGGAGGCCGCGCTGCTGGCGGGCATGGTGAAGAACCCGGTCGGCTACGACCCGGTCAACTACCCCGACCGCGCCAAGGCGCGTCGCAACGTGGTGCTCGCCCGGATGGCCCAGCTCAACGTGATCCCCGCCGAGCAGGCCGAGCGCCTGCAGGAGAAGGGTCTCGGTCTCGACCGCCAGCCCGCCGCCAACGGCTGCGTGAACTCCCCCGCCGCGTTCTTCTGCGACTACGTCTACCGCTACCTCCTCGAGGACAAGGCGCTGGGCAAGACCAAGGAGGAGCGTCGCGACCTGCTCCGCTCCGGCGGCCTGACGATCAAGACGACCGTCGACCTCAACTTCCAGAAGGCGGCCGACGAGTCGGTACGCCGTCGCGTCTTCCCCACCGACCAGGCGATCGGCGGCCTGGCCATGGTCGAGCCGCGCACCGGTGACGTGAAGGCGCTGGCCCAGTCGCGTCCGATGGGCACCAAGAAGAAGATCGGGCAGACGATGCTCAACTACGTCGTCCCGAAGCGGCTGGGTGACTCCAACGGTTTCCAGGCCGGCTCGACCTTCAAGGTCTTCGTGCTCGCAGCCGCGCTCAACCAGGGCAAGATCTCGATGACGCAGTCGATCAACTCGCCCCCGAAGATGATGTTCAACGAGAGTGAGTTCGAGGACTGCGACGGGGAGCCCTACGGCTACGCGCCCTTCGAGACGAACAACTCCACCCGGTCCGGGCCCATGAACATGTACACGGGCACCCGGCTCTCGGTGAACACCTACTTCCTGCAGCTGACGAGGTCGACCGGCCTCTGCGAGCCGTACGAGCTCGCCAAGGAGATGGGCATCGAGCTCACCAACCCCGAGGGCAAGGAGCCCGGCGGCGGCCTGCCCGAGCGGGTGCCCACCTTCGGGCTCGGCATCGCGGACACCAGCCCGCTCGAGGTCGCGGAGGCGTACGCGACCTTCGGCGGCCGCGGCCTGCACTGCGCCGCGCGGCCGGTCACCTCCATCGAGGACGCCGCCGGCAACGTGCTGAAGAACTACCCCAAGGACTGCACCCAGGTGCTGGCCGGCTCCGTCGCCGACGCGGTCAACGACGTGCTGCGCGGCGTCCAGGAGCCCGGCGGCTTCGGCTACGGCCGCGGCCTGGCTCTGCCGCAGCAGTCGGCTGGCAAGACCGGAACCACCAGCGACAACAAGGCCGTGTGGTTCGCGGGCTACACGCCCAACCTGGCGGCCGCCTCGATGATCGCCGGCGCCAACTCCTACGGCACCCCGATCACCCTCAACGGCCAGTCGGTCGGCGGCGCCTACGTCAGCTCCGCCTCCGGCTCCGGCACCGCCGGACCGATGTGGGGCGACGCGATGAAGGTGGTCGCCCAGTACCTGCCCGACGAGGAGTTCCAGCGGCCCTCCGGATCCCAGATCCTGGGTGCCCTCACCCCGGTGCCCTCGGTCAGCGGGATGACCATCGACAAGGCCACCAAGGTCCTCGAGGACGCCGGCTTCGAGGTCTCCGTCGGCGGCACGGTCAACTCCAACGTGAGCGAGGGCCTCGTCGCCTGGTCGTCGCCGGGCAGCGGCTCCTCGCTGAGCAGCGGCGACACGGTCTACATCTACCCGTCGTCAGGCTACGTGCCGAAGTCCAAGCCGAAGCCGAAGAAGAAGCCGCGCGGCGAAGGCCGGGGCCGCGGCCGCGGCGGGCCCAACCGCCGCTGA
- a CDS encoding GatB/YqeY domain-containing protein — protein sequence MSELKDRLRSDLTAAIKARDEVRSSTLRMVLTAITNAEVAGKQAKELSDDDVLTVLTSEAKKRREAHAAFAEAGRDEMAAKEKAEAEVIADYLPTPLTAEEVSAIVAAAIEQTGAAADGMKAMGKVMGVVTPQVKGRADGGAVAAEVRRQLG from the coding sequence ATGAGTGAGCTGAAGGACCGTCTCCGCAGTGACCTGACCGCCGCCATCAAGGCCCGCGACGAGGTGCGTTCCTCGACGCTGCGCATGGTGCTGACCGCGATCACCAACGCCGAGGTCGCCGGCAAGCAGGCCAAGGAGCTCAGCGACGACGACGTGCTGACCGTGCTGACGAGCGAGGCGAAGAAGCGCCGCGAGGCGCACGCCGCCTTCGCGGAGGCGGGGCGCGACGAGATGGCGGCCAAGGAGAAGGCCGAGGCCGAGGTCATCGCCGACTACCTCCCGACCCCGCTCACCGCCGAGGAGGTCTCCGCGATCGTCGCTGCCGCCATCGAGCAGACTGGCGCCGCCGCCGACGGGATGAAGGCGATGGGCAAGGTCATGGGTGTCGTGACGCCGCAGGTGAAGGGCCGCGCCGACGGTGGCGCCGTCGCCGCCGAGGTGCGTCGCCAGCTCGGCTGA